Proteins encoded by one window of Coleofasciculus chthonoplastes PCC 7420:
- the recQ gene encoding DNA helicase RecQ — translation MYQLQSLGDALKQFFGYTTFRPGQQQIVEEALQNRDLLIIMPTGGGKSLCFQLPALLKPGLTVVVSPLIALMQDQVDALVDNGIGATFLNSTLSWDAVRSREMAILNGKIKLLYVAPERLLAERFAPFLEQVRSQVGISAFAVDEAHCVSAWGHDFRPEYRQIKQLRQRYPDIPILALTATATKRVQQDIVQQLTLRQPSIHIASFNRPNLYYEIQPKQRQSYNQLFKKVQSHKGSGIIYCLSRRSVDEVAFRLQKDGISALPYHAGMSDIDRSSNQNRFIRDDVQVIVATIAFGMGINKLDVRFVIHYDLPRNLEGYYQESGRAGRDGEPAYCTIFYRPGDVPRLDYLIDQKPDPREQRVARQQLQQIRDYAEGTDCRRTILLRYFGERFKGNCDNCDNCCHPKPVEDWTIEAQKFLSCVARCRERFGMTHIIDVLRGSRKKKVEQNGHHLLSTYGIGRDKSIDAWKMLARSLLHQGLMDETTDGYRVLKLNKRSWEVLRKQRSVHIAITQTPVAKALSDVSPRTAEIELLFERLRKLRKQIADIQSVPPYVIFADSSLKLMARMKPKTLEEFAQISGVTAHKLTQYGERFVSEVREFCQGQKLPVPLPSNSQMVTLQLYQQGLSIEEIAEKRGYAPSTILTHLSELIEQNQPIDLNRLVAAERQKPILQAIQNVGTNSLRILREELGEDYSYGEIRLVRSWWIREKS, via the coding sequence ATGTATCAGTTGCAATCCTTGGGGGACGCCCTCAAACAGTTTTTTGGATATACTACCTTCCGCCCAGGACAGCAGCAAATCGTTGAAGAAGCGCTTCAGAACCGTGATTTGCTGATTATTATGCCCACGGGGGGCGGTAAGTCGCTGTGTTTCCAACTTCCGGCTTTACTTAAACCAGGGTTAACGGTGGTGGTGTCGCCGTTAATTGCGCTGATGCAAGATCAGGTGGATGCCCTAGTGGATAACGGCATTGGGGCGACATTTCTTAATAGTACCTTGAGTTGGGATGCAGTGCGATCGCGGGAAATGGCAATCCTCAACGGTAAGATTAAACTGCTGTACGTTGCCCCAGAACGCTTACTGGCAGAGCGATTTGCGCCCTTTTTAGAACAAGTGCGATCGCAGGTGGGAATTTCGGCGTTTGCGGTTGATGAGGCGCATTGTGTCTCAGCCTGGGGACATGATTTTCGCCCGGAGTATCGGCAGATTAAACAGTTACGTCAACGGTATCCCGATATTCCCATTTTGGCGCTTACCGCTACAGCCACCAAGCGGGTGCAGCAGGATATTGTCCAACAACTCACACTCCGTCAACCGAGTATCCATATTGCCAGTTTTAATCGCCCCAACCTTTACTACGAAATTCAACCTAAACAGCGCCAAAGCTATAACCAACTCTTCAAAAAAGTTCAATCCCATAAAGGATCTGGAATTATCTATTGTCTCAGTCGTCGTAGTGTTGACGAAGTAGCATTTCGACTGCAAAAAGATGGCATTTCAGCCTTGCCTTATCATGCGGGGATGAGTGATATTGACCGATCCAGTAATCAAAATCGTTTTATTCGCGATGACGTGCAAGTGATTGTGGCAACTATTGCCTTTGGTATGGGAATTAATAAGCTCGATGTTCGCTTTGTGATTCACTACGACTTACCCCGAAATTTAGAAGGGTATTATCAAGAATCGGGACGGGCGGGACGAGATGGAGAACCTGCCTATTGTACCATCTTTTATCGTCCCGGTGATGTGCCTAGACTGGATTATCTGATTGATCAAAAACCTGATCCAAGAGAACAGCGCGTTGCCCGTCAACAGTTACAGCAAATTCGCGACTACGCTGAAGGAACCGATTGTCGCCGCACAATTTTATTGAGATATTTTGGTGAACGGTTTAAGGGAAATTGCGATAACTGCGATAATTGTTGTCATCCTAAACCCGTTGAAGATTGGACAATTGAAGCGCAAAAGTTTTTGTCCTGTGTGGCGCGTTGTCGGGAACGGTTTGGCATGACTCATATTATCGACGTGCTGCGAGGTTCCCGGAAAAAGAAGGTGGAACAGAATGGACATCACCTCCTCTCAACCTATGGAATCGGCAGAGACAAAAGCATTGATGCTTGGAAAATGCTGGCGCGATCGCTCCTGCATCAGGGATTAATGGATGAAACGACGGATGGGTATCGGGTACTAAAGCTGAATAAACGCAGTTGGGAAGTGCTTCGCAAACAACGTTCTGTGCATATTGCGATTACCCAAACCCCTGTAGCCAAGGCACTATCCGATGTTAGTCCGAGAACGGCGGAAATTGAATTGCTGTTTGAGAGATTGCGAAAGCTACGTAAACAAATCGCGGATATTCAATCGGTTCCCCCTTATGTAATTTTCGCTGATTCTAGCCTCAAGTTAATGGCACGAATGAAACCTAAAACACTGGAGGAGTTTGCCCAAATATCGGGGGTAACGGCTCACAAGTTGACGCAGTACGGCGAGCGGTTTGTGTCGGAAGTTCGAGAGTTTTGTCAGGGGCAAAAGTTACCTGTTCCTCTGCCTTCAAATAGCCAAATGGTAACCTTACAACTGTATCAGCAAGGATTAAGTATAGAGGAAATTGCGGAAAAACGGGGTTATGCTCCTAGCACCATTCTTACTCACTTAAGTGAGCTAATTGAGCAGAATCAGCCTATAGATTTAAACCGATTAGTAGCCGCAGAACGACAAAAACCCATCTTGCAAGCGATTCAGAATGTTGGCACAAACTCCCTGAGAATCCTGCGGGAAGAGTTGGGAGAGGATTATAGTTATGGTGAAATTCGACTTGTGCGATCGTGGTGGATTCGGGAGAAGAGTTAA
- a CDS encoding PAS domain S-box protein — MNTLVLSNTTVNLEQLYPDRHIDAAAKATFEDLTRLAASVVQTPIALISLCDTKGQWLPSQVGLDTDFTPQYLEFCRQISQEIITENKPLLVVEDTLALSESQITSLPIRFYAAVPLITPQHETVGILLVIDRVPRQFTVQQKDALAALSRQAIAQLEWQKKVIDLESQVYQCQRLEKALQTSPQNLVDMKVALDHSSIVAITDSHGKIHYVNDKFCQISQYSRDELYGANHRLLNSGYHSPQFFKDLWNTISQGKIWRGDIQDRAKDGNLYWVDTTIVPLVDDQGNPYEYISICKDITEQKQAKIELDRFFSLSPDLMAVIGFDGKFKRINPAFQKTLAYNSEEFLSEAFLDFVHPYDHKATLTAWQTLLKSSSDIYFEHRYRCRDGSYKWLAWNCLPLAEAGVIHAIARDITNTKQRKASLLERSRLSTLEADIGAVLVGQNGSLGASLKRCTEAMIRHLNALGAGIWTVTGITDETQMPSVLELQAHSGEQLPTHLFPQRILTNQGLIAKVAQTLKPIHRPILTPGHDLSNKTFIGIYPLIVESHLVGFIALHSCQPFSKIVQGVLGWVANAIAVAIDRIWVREELLSRREALLFQLASQIRNSLEVDTILDIAVTEIRGLLEVDGCHFLWLNSNADQPSLSVTHEARDPNLPSLLGDCLPPQLTPLADIIHRLHPLRIDDVSQTQNLAPETRSLLADWGITSGLVLPLQTKTGQLGAIICSHYQGSRQWSDREVKLLQAVVDQLAIAIEHAELFAETRAAAQAAQTQANQLEQALHELRQTQSLLIQTEKMSTIGQMVAGIAHEINNPVNFITGNLSHTTNYIGDLLQLIECYQQYYPNPLPDIQEFIEDIELSFLIEDLPKMLSSMKMGADRIQEIVISLRNFSRLDQAEMKPVNIHEGIDSTLLILRNRMKPCGNSPGITLIKEYGELPAVACYAGQLNQVFMNIISNAIDAFDALIQAEESATEKSQSTLNPTIWISTEVVDKNQAVIRIRDNGPGISETVRDRLFDPFFTTKPVGKGTGLGLSISHQIVVEKHGGILKCYSEPGQGTEFWIQIPISD, encoded by the coding sequence ATGAACACGCTAGTATTGAGTAACACAACAGTCAACCTTGAGCAACTCTATCCAGATCGCCATATTGATGCGGCGGCTAAGGCAACATTTGAGGATTTAACTCGTTTAGCTGCTAGCGTTGTCCAAACTCCGATCGCCCTGATCAGTCTCTGTGATACCAAAGGTCAGTGGTTGCCTTCACAGGTGGGTTTAGACACCGATTTCACACCGCAATACTTAGAGTTTTGTCGCCAAATCAGCCAGGAGATAATAACAGAAAATAAGCCGTTATTAGTGGTCGAAGATACTCTAGCCTTATCTGAGTCTCAGATAACGTCACTCCCAATCCGATTCTATGCAGCCGTTCCCTTAATTACCCCTCAACATGAAACGGTCGGTATTTTATTAGTGATTGATCGAGTGCCGCGACAGTTTACGGTGCAACAAAAGGATGCTCTAGCCGCATTAAGCCGACAGGCGATCGCGCAGTTAGAATGGCAAAAGAAAGTAATCGACTTAGAATCCCAGGTTTATCAATGTCAACGGCTGGAAAAAGCCTTACAAACATCCCCACAGAACCTGGTCGATATGAAAGTAGCGTTGGATCACTCGTCAATTGTCGCGATTACAGATTCTCACGGTAAGATCCACTACGTTAACGATAAATTTTGCCAGATATCTCAATATTCGAGGGATGAACTTTATGGCGCCAATCATCGTTTACTCAATTCTGGCTATCACTCACCCCAGTTTTTTAAGGACTTGTGGAACACGATTTCTCAGGGCAAAATCTGGCGTGGCGATATTCAGGATCGCGCCAAAGACGGCAACCTCTATTGGGTGGATACCACCATCGTGCCGTTGGTTGATGACCAAGGTAATCCTTATGAATATATCTCAATTTGTAAGGATATCACCGAACAAAAACAAGCCAAGATTGAACTGGATCGCTTTTTTAGCCTCTCACCTGATTTAATGGCGGTGATTGGTTTCGATGGTAAGTTTAAACGCATTAATCCCGCCTTTCAAAAAACCCTGGCGTATAACTCAGAAGAATTCCTCTCCGAAGCTTTCCTCGATTTCGTCCATCCCTATGATCACAAGGCAACATTAACGGCTTGGCAAACCCTTTTAAAGAGTTCATCAGATATTTACTTTGAGCATCGTTATCGATGTCGAGATGGATCATATAAATGGCTGGCTTGGAACTGTTTACCTTTAGCCGAAGCAGGTGTCATCCATGCGATCGCCCGTGATATTACCAACACCAAGCAACGAAAAGCCAGTCTGCTAGAACGATCTCGTCTGTCTACCTTAGAAGCCGATATTGGCGCGGTTCTGGTGGGACAAAATGGTAGTCTAGGTGCAAGTCTTAAACGGTGTACCGAAGCCATGATCCGCCATCTAAACGCCTTGGGTGCTGGGATTTGGACAGTGACGGGCATCACAGACGAGACGCAAATGCCCTCAGTCTTAGAATTGCAGGCGCATAGTGGTGAACAGTTACCCACACACCTATTCCCTCAACGCATCCTCACCAACCAAGGCTTAATCGCCAAAGTCGCCCAAACCCTGAAGCCGATTCATCGTCCGATCTTAACGCCGGGACATGACTTGTCCAACAAAACCTTTATCGGAATTTATCCCCTGATTGTCGAATCTCATCTAGTTGGGTTTATTGCCTTACATAGTTGCCAACCCTTCTCTAAAATCGTACAAGGAGTATTGGGATGGGTGGCGAATGCGATCGCGGTAGCTATTGACCGGATTTGGGTACGCGAAGAACTCCTCAGTCGCCGGGAAGCCTTACTGTTTCAGTTAGCTAGCCAAATTCGCAATTCCCTAGAAGTCGATACGATTCTAGACATAGCCGTCACGGAAATTCGGGGATTGCTGGAGGTTGACGGCTGTCACTTTTTGTGGTTAAATTCAAACGCAGATCAACCCAGTTTAAGCGTTACCCATGAAGCACGAGATCCCAATTTACCCAGTTTATTAGGCGACTGTCTTCCCCCACAACTTACCCCCTTAGCGGACATTATTCACCGATTACATCCCCTGCGAATTGATGATGTCAGCCAAACCCAAAACTTAGCCCCCGAAACGCGATCGCTATTGGCTGATTGGGGAATTACCTCCGGATTAGTGTTACCGCTACAAACGAAAACCGGACAACTGGGGGCGATTATCTGTAGTCATTATCAGGGTTCGCGGCAATGGAGCGATCGCGAAGTTAAATTACTGCAAGCTGTCGTGGATCAACTCGCGATCGCGATCGAACATGCGGAATTATTTGCCGAAACCCGGGCGGCGGCGCAAGCGGCTCAAACCCAGGCAAACCAATTAGAACAAGCCTTACATGAATTGCGGCAAACCCAATCGCTGTTAATTCAGACCGAGAAAATGTCTACTATTGGTCAAATGGTAGCCGGAATCGCCCATGAAATCAATAATCCGGTCAATTTCATCACCGGAAATCTTAGTCATACGACGAACTATATTGGAGACTTATTACAACTCATCGAATGTTATCAACAGTACTATCCTAATCCGCTGCCTGATATTCAAGAGTTTATAGAAGACATTGAGTTATCCTTCCTCATCGAAGACTTGCCGAAAATGCTCTCCTCAATGAAAATGGGAGCAGATCGGATTCAAGAGATCGTGATTTCCTTGCGGAATTTCTCGCGGCTCGATCAAGCCGAAATGAAGCCAGTTAATATTCATGAAGGCATTGATAGTACCTTATTGATTCTTCGCAACCGCATGAAACCTTGTGGGAATTCTCCAGGAATTACGCTGATCAAAGAATACGGGGAATTGCCTGCGGTTGCCTGTTATGCGGGTCAACTGAATCAAGTCTTTATGAATATTATTAGCAATGCCATTGACGCCTTTGATGCTCTAATTCAAGCCGAGGAAAGTGCCACAGAAAAGAGCCAATCAACCCTTAACCCAACGATTTGGATTAGCACCGAGGTTGTAGACAAGAATCAAGCGGTAATTCGGATTCGCGATAATGGACCCGGAATTAGCGAAACCGTGCGTGATCGCTTATTTGATCCCTTCTTTACCACAAAACCAGTGGGTAAGGGAACAGGGTTAGGGTTGTCAATTAGTCACCAGATTGTTGTCGAAAAACATGGCGGTATTCTAAAATGTTATTCTGAACCGGGACAAGGAACAGAATTCTGGATTCAGATCCCGATTAGTGATTGA
- the aroB gene encoding 3-dehydroquinate synthase, translated as MKSVIRVEVPPQSYDIAIAPGSLDDIGVWMSRLKLGKKVLLVSNPAIFRRYGERAIGALKLVGYQVSHCTLPAGERYKTLKSIQKIHDAALQNRLERSSTMVALGGGVIGDMTGFAAATWLRGINVVQVPTSLLAMVDAAIGGKTGVNHPQGKNLIGAFHQPRFVLIDPHVLQTLPPRELRAGMAEVIKYGVIWDAELFAKLESTKRLDQRRYLDEELLSFILSCSCQAKADVVSQDEKEAGLRAILNYGHTIGHAVESLTGYKVVNHGEAVAIGMVAAGQIAVELQMWTSPEAERQKALIEKAGLPTQLPPGLDIDAIIDTLQTDKKVKDGKVRFILPTQIGEVTITDQVPADVIRQVLSDKL; from the coding sequence ATGAAGTCAGTGATTCGGGTTGAAGTACCACCGCAGTCTTATGATATTGCGATCGCGCCAGGAAGCTTGGATGATATCGGCGTCTGGATGAGTCGGCTGAAACTAGGGAAAAAGGTTCTCCTCGTCTCCAATCCCGCCATTTTTCGCCGCTACGGGGAACGGGCGATCGGGGCGCTGAAATTAGTCGGTTATCAGGTGTCTCATTGTACCCTACCCGCAGGCGAACGGTACAAAACACTCAAATCCATCCAAAAAATCCACGATGCCGCCCTCCAGAACCGCTTAGAACGCTCTTCAACCATGGTCGCATTAGGGGGAGGCGTAATTGGGGATATGACCGGGTTTGCGGCGGCTACCTGGTTACGGGGGATTAATGTGGTGCAAGTTCCCACCTCCCTGTTAGCGATGGTGGATGCCGCTATTGGCGGTAAGACAGGGGTAAACCATCCCCAAGGCAAAAACTTAATTGGTGCTTTTCACCAACCCCGCTTTGTGTTAATTGATCCGCACGTCTTACAAACTCTACCCCCACGAGAATTACGGGCGGGAATGGCAGAAGTGATTAAATATGGCGTAATCTGGGATGCTGAATTATTTGCTAAGTTGGAGAGTACAAAGCGTCTCGATCAACGGCGGTATTTAGATGAGGAATTATTGTCCTTTATTTTATCCTGTTCTTGCCAAGCCAAAGCCGATGTTGTTAGTCAAGATGAGAAAGAAGCGGGATTAAGAGCCATTTTAAATTATGGTCACACGATTGGTCATGCGGTTGAAAGTTTAACCGGGTACAAAGTCGTTAATCATGGGGAAGCGGTGGCGATTGGCATGGTTGCGGCGGGTCAAATTGCTGTAGAACTTCAGATGTGGACATCCCCGGAAGCGGAACGTCAAAAGGCGTTAATTGAGAAAGCCGGATTACCGACTCAGTTACCACCGGGATTGGATATTGATGCAATTATTGATACCTTGCAAACCGATAAGAAAGTGAAAGATGGCAAAGTAAGATTTATTCTGCCCACGCAAATTGGTGAGGTAACGATAACCGATCAAGTTCCCGCCGATGTCATTCGCCAAGTTTTGAGTGATAAATTATGA
- the petL gene encoding cytochrome b6-f complex subunit PetL, protein MSGSGIVAYFLILGGATGVALALFFGLKAVKLI, encoded by the coding sequence ATGTCTGGATCTGGAATTGTTGCCTACTTTTTAATCCTCGGTGGTGCTACGGGTGTCGCCCTAGCCCTGTTTTTTGGTCTCAAAGCGGTCAAATTGATTTAA
- a CDS encoding DUF1501 domain-containing protein encodes MNRRKFLQYASLLTAAGLTPIGLHGWAARGMASTTTNKRLIVIFLRGGIDGLNVVVPYQDPDYYEARPRIAIPQPKEKGGVLDLDGHFGLHPALADLMPLWKQGSLAFVHACGSPDTTRSHFDAQNYMESGTPGDKTTSDGWMNRLLATLPEVGPTQAVNIGSMISPILMGQNSVASLPPGNQATRSLSVDRSQLNAAFERLYRGNDPIHLAYQEGQQAREILLATLAAEMREADNGAPPPNGFAKDTRNLARLMVGDSQTQLAFMALGGWDTHINQGSSQGQFANKLKSLAQGLVTLVKELGSVYSDTAIAILSEFGRTVKENGNGGTDHGHGNVMWILGGGIRGGKVYGEWSGLSESALFQGRDLAVTTDFREAIASLLEQHIQLKANQVAQVFPGFTSNHRLQSAWK; translated from the coding sequence ATGAACCGACGCAAATTTTTACAATACGCTAGCCTTTTGACTGCTGCTGGACTTACTCCGATTGGGTTGCATGGTTGGGCGGCTAGAGGAATGGCTTCCACAACTACCAACAAGCGACTTATTGTCATATTCCTGCGCGGTGGTATCGATGGATTAAATGTGGTGGTTCCCTATCAAGACCCAGACTACTACGAAGCCAGACCTAGAATTGCTATTCCCCAACCCAAAGAAAAGGGAGGAGTGCTAGATTTAGATGGTCATTTTGGCTTGCATCCCGCCTTGGCTGACCTGATGCCTTTATGGAAACAAGGAAGTTTAGCATTTGTTCATGCTTGCGGATCACCGGATACCACTCGCTCTCATTTTGATGCTCAAAATTATATGGAAAGTGGAACTCCTGGCGATAAAACCACATCCGATGGTTGGATGAATCGCCTGTTAGCAACTCTCCCTGAAGTAGGACCCACTCAAGCCGTCAATATCGGTTCGATGATCTCGCCTATTCTGATGGGTCAAAATTCTGTGGCTAGTCTACCACCGGGAAATCAAGCCACCCGTTCTCTATCAGTAGACCGTTCTCAACTCAATGCAGCCTTTGAACGCCTTTACCGGGGGAATGATCCGATTCATCTAGCTTATCAGGAAGGACAACAAGCGCGGGAAATTTTGCTGGCTACCCTAGCGGCTGAAATGCGAGAAGCTGACAACGGCGCACCCCCTCCAAATGGATTTGCTAAAGATACCCGGAATCTGGCGAGGCTAATGGTGGGAGATTCCCAGACTCAATTGGCATTTATGGCGTTAGGTGGCTGGGATACTCATATTAATCAGGGAAGCAGTCAGGGTCAGTTTGCCAATAAACTGAAATCTTTGGCACAAGGATTAGTGACTCTAGTTAAGGAATTAGGATCAGTCTATTCTGATACTGCGATCGCCATCTTATCGGAGTTCGGTCGCACGGTGAAAGAGAATGGCAATGGGGGAACCGATCACGGACATGGTAATGTGATGTGGATTTTGGGGGGTGGGATTCGTGGTGGTAAAGTCTATGGGGAATGGTCTGGTTTGAGTGAATCGGCGTTATTCCAAGGACGAGACTTAGCCGTCACCACCGATTTTCGAGAGGCGATCGCATCCCTATTAGAACAACATATACAACTTAAGGCGAATCAAGTTGCTCAGGTTTTTCCTGGCTTTACTTCTAATCATCGTTTGCAGTCAGCCTGGAAATAA
- a CDS encoding DUF4915 domain-containing protein: MGTANQVCELRNVPAVAQKLEPIGKHDACYLPRNSHITGDIDIHEMAWAQQELWFINTRFSCLCTLDFDHSFVPRWRPNFISALSPEDRCHLNGLGMVNNHPKYVTALGTTDSRGGWREKKAYGGVLMDVETNQVIVQGLSMPHSPPNSIGVSNATTYADAIKVVTPATFYCVTGLP, translated from the coding sequence ATTGGTACAGCCAACCAAGTTTGTGAACTTCGCAATGTGCCAGCCGTTGCTCAGAAGTTGGAACCTATCGGTAAGCATGACGCTTGCTATCTTCCCCGCAATTCTCATATTACTGGGGATATTGATATCCATGAAATGGCATGGGCGCAACAAGAACTCTGGTTTATCAATACCCGTTTTTCTTGTCTATGTACTCTAGACTTTGACCACAGCTTTGTCCCCCGTTGGCGACCTAATTTTATCAGCGCTTTATCACCAGAAGATCGTTGTCATCTCAATGGTTTAGGTATGGTAAATAATCATCCTAAGTATGTCACAGCATTGGGAACAACCGATAGTCGAGGAGGCTGGCGAGAAAAGAAGGCTTATGGTGGCGTATTGATGGATGTAGAGACAAATCAGGTAATTGTCCAGGGATTATCAATGCCTCACTCACCCCCTAATAGTATCGGTGTTAGCAATGCCACTACCTATGCCGATGCCATTAAAGTAGTAACCCCTGCCACCTTTTACTGTGTTACGGGTCTTCCGTAG
- a CDS encoding transposase, producing the protein MPYLWSGACVILDNCSIHLGKRIESLIQEAGATLIYLPPYSPDFSPIENCFSKIKSILRAMEARTYPDLAKAIEKAFSQVSLDDIKGWFTHCCYCTSLD; encoded by the coding sequence GTGCCGTATCTTTGGTCTGGAGCCTGTGTCATTCTTGACAACTGCTCTATCCATCTGGGAAAAAGGATTGAATCATTAATTCAGGAGGCAGGAGCAACACTGATTTATTTACCTCCCTATTCTCCAGATTTTTCCCCGATTGAAAATTGCTTCTCAAAAATTAAATCGATACTGCGAGCTATGGAAGCCAGGACATATCCGGACTTAGCCAAAGCGATAGAAAAAGCATTTAGCCAAGTTTCTTTAGATGACATCAAAGGATGGTTTACTCATTGTTGCTACTGTACCTCACTAGACTGA
- a CDS encoding peptidoglycan-binding protein yields the protein MTCHRSPVLLAAYMTCLGGFMGIGSFVGLNPAIAHSSVNLSQPLLLAQSPKGIEELPLQVGSRGETVQALQTRLKKLGYYEGDTDGVYGDTTRLAVIEFQESIDLNADGVVGLTTWTKLQAAAAEVPEPDNSPAEVENAQEDNQNAEKAQSNSKRKQLLWILAGLSGTLVVFGGGLFFLIKVLDSPKKGQASAKAEDSPPSSPPEEPEPPMVISSNNRLDSSPAESVDTPIPPSESYTNGYNPSALSVTDSPSIKPPSHVEPSTNAALTKPKHRLAKKNGVNQLIKDLQDSNPAKRRKAIWELAQRGDSRAVQPLVNLMLESDSQQRSLIVEALSQIGMKTLKPMNRALALSLQDDNPQVRKNAIRDVTLMYELVAQISQLLSYALDDPEADVQETARWALSQLERIRTPATVNSLPPSHSPLSFSENQLKEPPMFE from the coding sequence ATGACTTGCCATCGCTCCCCCGTACTTCTAGCTGCCTACATGACCTGCCTGGGCGGGTTTATGGGCATTGGTTCTTTTGTGGGATTAAATCCTGCGATCGCCCATTCTTCGGTTAACCTATCCCAACCCCTACTCCTCGCCCAATCCCCTAAAGGCATTGAGGAATTACCCCTGCAAGTGGGTAGTCGAGGCGAAACCGTGCAAGCCTTACAGACTCGGCTGAAAAAGCTAGGCTACTATGAGGGCGATACTGATGGCGTCTATGGAGACACTACCAGGCTAGCCGTTATTGAATTTCAAGAGTCAATCGATCTCAACGCTGATGGTGTTGTTGGTTTAACAACATGGACTAAGCTGCAAGCAGCGGCGGCGGAAGTTCCTGAACCTGATAATTCTCCGGCGGAAGTAGAAAACGCCCAGGAGGACAACCAAAATGCTGAAAAAGCTCAATCCAACAGCAAGCGCAAGCAACTCTTGTGGATACTCGCAGGTTTGTCTGGAACCTTAGTCGTATTTGGTGGAGGCTTATTCTTTTTAATCAAGGTATTGGATAGTCCCAAAAAAGGGCAAGCCTCTGCCAAAGCCGAGGATTCTCCGCCCTCTTCCCCTCCAGAGGAACCGGAACCGCCCATGGTAATATCGAGTAACAATAGGCTAGACTCATCACCCGCCGAATCGGTTGACACCCCAATTCCTCCCTCTGAATCCTATACCAACGGGTACAATCCTTCAGCGTTGAGTGTTACTGATTCCCCATCGATTAAACCGCCATCCCATGTTGAACCCTCAACTAACGCCGCACTCACGAAACCGAAGCATCGGCTGGCGAAGAAAAATGGAGTGAATCAATTAATTAAAGATTTACAAGACTCTAATCCAGCCAAACGACGCAAAGCAATTTGGGAACTAGCACAACGGGGAGATTCCAGGGCGGTACAACCATTGGTGAATCTAATGCTAGAGTCTGATTCTCAACAGCGCAGCTTAATTGTAGAGGCGCTATCCCAAATTGGCATGAAGACACTCAAACCGATGAATCGGGCGTTAGCGCTTTCCCTACAGGATGATAATCCCCAAGTGCGTAAAAACGCGATTCGGGATGTGACCTTGATGTATGAATTAGTGGCACAAATTAGTCAGTTATTATCCTATGCCTTAGATGATCCGGAGGCTGATGTTCAGGAAACAGCGCGTTGGGCATTGAGTCAGCTAGAACGAATTCGCACACCTGCAACCGTGAATAGTTTACCTCCTTCCCATAGTCCCCTCAGTTTTTCGGAAAATCAGCTTAAAGAACCGCCCATGTTTGAATAG